The following are encoded together in the Candidatus Omnitrophota bacterium genome:
- a CDS encoding class I SAM-dependent methyltransferase, translated as MNEEFIKQKKFWNREAKNFDSIYSHEKNKIKNLLDSIFRWDMYKRYEYAMEASKPISNRMFLDVGCGTGLYSLSLAKDNAQKVVGIDISETMIKICQNRANQEGLNGKCLFIQTDLINYMPVEKFDVCIGIGLFDYIKEPLPVLAKMKTLIRDKAIMSFPRAKTWRSVLRMLRLALKGCNVYFYTKTSIENLLKKAGFKKYDFKKIGQLYCVIVNSS; from the coding sequence ATGAATGAAGAGTTCATTAAACAAAAAAAGTTTTGGAATAGAGAAGCAAAAAATTTTGATTCAATCTATTCACACGAAAAAAATAAAATAAAAAACTTACTGGATTCGATATTTAGATGGGATATGTATAAGCGTTATGAGTACGCTATGGAAGCGTCTAAGCCCATTTCTAACAGAATGTTTCTTGATGTAGGATGCGGGACTGGTCTATATTCGCTATCGCTCGCTAAAGATAATGCGCAAAAAGTAGTAGGTATAGATATTTCAGAAACGATGATTAAAATATGTCAGAACCGGGCAAATCAAGAAGGTTTAAATGGAAAATGCTTATTTATTCAAACCGACCTTATAAATTATATGCCGGTTGAGAAATTTGATGTTTGTATTGGTATTGGATTATTTGATTATATTAAAGAGCCACTTCCAGTTTTAGCAAAAATGAAAACTTTAATCCGAGATAAGGCCATTATGAGTTTTCCACGAGCTAAGACGTGGCGATCTGTCTTAAGAATGTTAAGATTAGCATTAAAAGGTTGTAATGTTTATTTTTACACAAAAACAAGTATTGAAAATTTGTTAAAAAAGGCAGGATTTAAAAAATACGATTTTAAAAAAATTGGTCAACTATATTGCGTTATCGTTAACTCAAGCTAA
- a CDS encoding DUF3473 domain-containing protein, producing the protein MKNAISVDLEDWFCVENLSSVIKKEDWGKCELRLVKNTRQILDLFVKYNTKATFFILGWIAERVPDLISEIEERGHEIATHGYSHTLITEMTPIGFEEDLKKALYVTKRCIKHDEILGFRAPSFTIKKDTLWALDILIKNGIRYDSSIFPISFHPDYGIPNSQLSIYEFDNSLIEVPLSCAEFYGRRVPCSGGGYFRLFPYPLTKFFIKHCMKQGRPVIFYLHPWEIDSKQPRVKVGGFKRFRHYYNLGKTFKRLNKLLSDFEFTSIKEILSL; encoded by the coding sequence ATGAAAAATGCTATATCTGTTGATTTAGAAGATTGGTTTTGTGTTGAAAATTTAAGCTCAGTTATCAAGAAGGAGGATTGGGGAAAATGCGAACTACGACTAGTAAAAAATACGAGACAAATTCTTGATCTATTTGTCAAATATAACACCAAAGCAACTTTTTTTATTCTTGGTTGGATAGCCGAGCGAGTTCCTGATTTAATTAGTGAAATTGAAGAAAGAGGTCACGAAATAGCCACTCACGGATACTCTCATACCTTGATTACCGAAATGACACCAATTGGTTTTGAAGAAGATTTGAAAAAAGCTCTATATGTCACAAAAAGATGCATAAAGCATGATGAAATTCTAGGATTTCGAGCACCGTCTTTTACAATCAAAAAAGATACATTGTGGGCTCTGGATATTCTTATAAAAAATGGCATTCGGTATGATTCTTCAATTTTTCCCATTAGTTTTCATCCAGATTATGGAATACCAAATTCCCAACTATCTATTTATGAATTTGATAACTCACTTATTGAAGTTCCTTTAAGTTGTGCAGAGTTTTATGGCAGAAGAGTGCCTTGCAGTGGTGGCGGATATTTCCGACTTTTTCCGTATCCTTTAACTAAATTCTTCATAAAACATTGTATGAAGCAAGGTCGTCCTGTTATTTTCTATTTACATCCATGGGAGATAGATAGTAAGCAGCCACGAGTAAAGGTAGGGGGCTTTAAACGGTTCAGGCATTATTATAATTTGGGTAAAACATTTAAAAGGCTTAATAAATTATTAAGTGATTTTGAATTTACTTCAATAAAGGAGATCTTATCTTTATGA
- a CDS encoding class I SAM-dependent methyltransferase, whose translation MKILRIKPPEWEKRTHEQLRQHYEVEKELSNRLRNAHKEERIELYNVLYDELFHRVPGHSLLARKHSHEARNAAVRRQMRLLKRFLYPEAVFLEIGAGDCSLSSEVSRYVKNVYAVDVSEVITKNSDFSKKLKVIISDGCHIPIESESINIAYSYQLMEHLHPEDAFEQLREIYRTLSRGGKYICITPSRLSGPHDISKYFDNSATGFHLKEYSVKELSQLFKEAGFSKVTIYIGGKGVYMRCPAYLVGWLENGLDLLPPKLKVDIANTAPFKAFLGIRVVAEK comes from the coding sequence ATGAAAATCTTACGCATTAAGCCTCCTGAGTGGGAAAAAAGGACGCACGAACAACTAAGGCAACATTATGAGGTTGAAAAAGAGTTATCTAATAGGCTTCGTAATGCCCACAAAGAAGAGAGGATTGAATTGTATAATGTTCTTTATGATGAACTATTTCATCGTGTTCCTGGACATTCTCTTTTAGCTCGTAAGCATAGTCACGAAGCAAGAAACGCTGCTGTCCGAAGGCAAATGAGGCTTCTTAAACGATTTTTGTATCCTGAGGCTGTATTTCTTGAAATCGGAGCCGGCGATTGTAGCTTATCGTCTGAGGTTTCTCGATATGTCAAGAATGTCTACGCTGTTGATGTATCAGAGGTCATAACAAAAAACAGTGATTTTTCCAAAAAGCTAAAAGTCATCATTTCCGATGGATGTCATATTCCTATTGAGTCAGAAAGTATAAATATTGCCTATAGTTACCAGCTTATGGAACATCTTCATCCAGAAGATGCCTTTGAGCAACTTAGGGAAATTTATAGGACTTTATCTCGGGGTGGAAAATATATCTGTATTACTCCAAGCCGTCTATCAGGTCCTCATGATATCTCAAAATATTTTGACAATTCTGCGACAGGCTTTCATTTGAAAGAGTATAGTGTGAAGGAACTTAGTCAGCTTTTTAAAGAAGCCGGTTTTTCAAAAGTAACGATATATATTGGAGGGAAGGGGGTTTATATGCGGTGTCCCGCATACTTAGTTGGATGGCTTGAAAATGGCTTGGATCTACTTCCACCGAAACTAAAGGTAGATATAGCTAATACAGCACCATTTAAGGCATTTTTAGGAATACGGGTTGTCGCGGAGAAATAA
- a CDS encoding CpsD/CapB family tyrosine-protein kinase, whose amino-acid sequence MGKITNALKKAAEERLQKIEKFEEKAGMKFEFVVKKRLDSKIDPRIVSLHEPSSSVAEQYKKLRTNIQAIDSKYPIKAITITSSTHGEGKTITAINLAISMAHDLHNKKIILVDADMRRGRISKYLGFKEEVGLSDLLSNGANVDDALVDIGIANLTVLPSGKSPHNPAELLGSPQSKNFIKVLKSKYDYIIFDAPPIIPVTDAGLLGAQTDGVIMVVQTNRTQKGVLKHGEGLLRQAQAKILGYILTNLQYHIPGYLYRYL is encoded by the coding sequence ATGGGTAAAATCACCAATGCATTAAAAAAGGCAGCTGAAGAAAGACTGCAAAAGATTGAAAAGTTTGAGGAAAAAGCAGGCATGAAGTTTGAGTTTGTAGTCAAAAAACGCCTTGATTCAAAGATCGACCCTAGGATCGTAAGTTTACACGAACCATCTTCATCTGTGGCAGAGCAATATAAGAAACTTCGCACTAATATCCAGGCAATTGATTCAAAGTACCCGATTAAGGCGATTACTATTACCAGCTCTACTCATGGAGAAGGAAAGACAATTACTGCCATAAACTTAGCAATCTCCATGGCACATGATCTGCATAATAAAAAGATTATACTGGTAGATGCGGATATGCGCAGAGGAAGGATTAGCAAGTATTTAGGATTTAAAGAGGAAGTTGGACTTTCAGATTTATTGAGCAATGGCGCAAATGTAGATGATGCGTTAGTTGATATAGGCATTGCTAATCTCACCGTTTTACCGTCAGGCAAATCCCCCCATAATCCTGCCGAACTCCTGGGCTCACCTCAGTCAAAAAACTTCATTAAAGTCCTCAAGTCAAAGTATGATTATATCATCTTTGATGCACCACCTATTATTCCAGTAACAGATGCTGGTCTCCTAGGGGCTCAAACTGATGGCGTAATAATGGTAGTGCAGACAAACAGAACTCAGAAAGGTGTGCTTAAGCATGGGGAAGGGTTGTTAAGGCAGGCCCAAGCCAAGATTCTAGGATATATCCTTACTAATCTTCAGTATCATATACCTGGGTATCTTTATCGCTACCTCTGA
- a CDS encoding AAA family ATPase: MYEKFYQFTDKPFNTTPDSRFFFPSSKHTEALNSLIYAISERKGFVVITGEIGAGKTTICRTLLNKLDCATKVALITNSHLTCKELIAQILEELEIDFKSGSKQKLLSQLNAYLIKQLSNDINVVLIIDEAQNLTPKVLEEVRMLSNLETETDKMIQIILIGQPQLRTKLEHPRLEQFKQRISVYYHLEALDKNEAQDYIRHRLKVASSNGVDIFSQGALDSIYTYSKGVPRLINLVCDSALLSGYVYEMKTITKKFIDESIKEWNFLTRRKDNG; the protein is encoded by the coding sequence ATGTACGAAAAATTCTATCAGTTCACTGATAAACCCTTTAACACAACACCAGATTCAAGGTTTTTCTTCCCTAGCTCTAAGCATACAGAGGCCTTAAATAGCCTGATCTATGCTATAAGCGAAAGAAAGGGCTTTGTCGTGATAACAGGTGAGATTGGGGCAGGTAAGACTACTATCTGCAGAACACTCCTTAATAAACTTGATTGTGCTACCAAAGTAGCCCTTATTACCAATAGCCATCTGACTTGCAAGGAGTTGATTGCACAAATTCTAGAAGAGCTAGAAATTGATTTCAAATCAGGAAGTAAACAAAAGCTATTATCTCAACTTAATGCCTACCTTATAAAACAACTCAGTAATGATATAAATGTCGTATTGATAATTGATGAAGCACAGAATTTGACCCCAAAGGTATTAGAAGAGGTGAGGATGCTCTCTAATTTAGAAACTGAAACTGATAAGATGATTCAGATCATACTTATTGGCCAGCCACAATTACGGACAAAATTAGAGCATCCTCGCTTAGAACAATTTAAACAGAGAATCTCTGTCTATTATCACTTAGAAGCGTTAGATAAAAATGAGGCCCAGGATTATATCCGTCATAGGCTAAAGGTAGCAAGTTCAAATGGAGTTGACATATTTAGTCAAGGCGCCTTAGATTCAATCTATACTTACTCAAAAGGAGTCCCCAGGTTAATTAACCTTGTTTGTGATAGCGCGCTTCTTTCCGGATACGTTTACGAAATGAAAACAATAACAAAGAAATTTATAGATGAATCAATAAAAGAATGGAATTTTCTAACTAGGAGAAAAGACAATGGGTAA
- a CDS encoding polysaccharide export protein, with protein sequence MNKIIKIFTIVLVIGLFLVPAFAQDKTIRATEIISKDGRTMRAVEVIPKDSQAASVPALDFASSIPANANYFDPLKYTLGPEDVVEITVMRHPEFSGVYPINLEGKIQYKFVGDIEVTGLTKKELEEKIKELVANFIISPEINITILDYKSKVIYVLGEVARPGKYYMRSENIPVREAVVQAGLPTLAAAMRKCELITPSENGKGKKKKVDLYSILYGGELKKNIEMKPGDVFYVPATVMAKIMRVINPVVAPVGTAASGVRSATTMTP encoded by the coding sequence ATGAATAAGATAATTAAGATTTTTACTATTGTTTTAGTAATTGGTCTGTTTTTAGTTCCGGCATTTGCCCAGGACAAGACCATAAGGGCAACAGAGATCATCTCCAAGGATGGCAGGACCATGCGAGCTGTTGAGGTGATACCTAAGGACAGTCAAGCAGCCAGTGTTCCAGCCTTAGATTTTGCTAGTTCAATTCCTGCTAATGCCAACTACTTTGATCCATTAAAATACACATTAGGACCTGAGGATGTGGTAGAGATAACTGTAATGCGCCACCCCGAGTTTAGCGGAGTTTATCCTATAAATCTAGAAGGAAAGATACAGTATAAATTTGTAGGAGATATAGAGGTTACAGGTCTTACCAAAAAGGAGCTGGAAGAAAAAATTAAGGAGCTTGTTGCTAATTTCATCATAAGCCCTGAAATAAACATAACCATTTTAGATTATAAAAGCAAGGTTATCTATGTACTTGGAGAGGTAGCAAGACCTGGGAAATATTATATGCGCTCAGAGAATATACCCGTAAGAGAGGCTGTAGTTCAGGCAGGTCTGCCTACCTTAGCTGCTGCTATGCGTAAATGCGAGTTGATAACCCCTTCTGAAAACGGCAAGGGAAAGAAAAAGAAGGTTGATTTGTATTCGATCCTTTACGGTGGAGAACTAAAAAAGAATATAGAGATGAAACCGGGTGATGTATTTTACGTTCCGGCTACGGTAATGGCAAAGATTATGAGAGTAATTAATCCGGTTGTTGCACCAGTTGGAACAGCTGCTTCTGGTGTTCGTTCAGCAACAACCATGACCCCATAA
- a CDS encoding helix-turn-helix domain-containing protein, with the protein MLKNRRLKLANNHEHKRMTITDIADRIGVTPKTIVRWEKSGKVTRSKRDWRGWRVYDKKDLKKLRDFKETIIYFGEDGDE; encoded by the coding sequence ATGTTAAAAAACAGGAGGTTAAAATTGGCTAATAATCATGAACATAAAAGAATGACTATAACCGACATAGCCGATCGCATTGGAGTAACACCCAAGACAATTGTGCGTTGGGAGAAATCTGGCAAGGTTACTCGTTCCAAGCGTGATTGGCGTGGTTGGAGGGTCTATGACAAGAAGGACCTTAAAAAATTGAGAGATTTTAAGGAAACGATTATTTATTTTGGGGAGGATGGCGATGAATAA
- a CDS encoding peptide chain release factor-like protein, whose protein sequence is MYKLSLHLSDLKKQTTVTFYRSSGPGGQRKNKRETAVRLHHRPTGVTSVATEHRYQSANLELAFHRLKDKLKQLSKKPKPRIPTNVSRAKHEKRLEKKKIHSQKKVLRRKVGISEDLF, encoded by the coding sequence ATGTATAAGCTTAGTTTACATTTAAGCGATTTAAAGAAACAGACAACTGTTACTTTTTATAGGAGCTCAGGTCCAGGCGGCCAGAGAAAGAATAAGAGAGAGACAGCCGTCCGCCTGCATCATCGGCCTACTGGAGTTACCAGCGTTGCTACAGAGCATCGCTATCAGTCTGCTAATCTAGAACTCGCCTTTCATCGCTTAAAGGATAAACTAAAGCAATTAAGCAAGAAGCCAAAACCGCGTATTCCCACCAATGTATCCCGCGCAAAGCATGAGAAGAGATTAGAGAAGAAAAAGATCCATTCCCAGAAGAAGGTCCTTAGGAGGAAGGTAGGCATTTCTGAAGATCTCTTCTAA
- a CDS encoding cupin domain-containing protein, which yields MDKIKVEKPTQEMLKQQGVDGWPIWEKEPSSFDWEYDQIEKCFILEGKAKVECADQSVEFGKGDFVEFPKGLKCKWKISEKIRKHFNFE from the coding sequence ATGGATAAGATAAAGGTTGAGAAACCTACTCAGGAGATGTTAAAACAACAGGGTGTAGATGGTTGGCCAATATGGGAGAAAGAACCATCTTCTTTTGACTGGGAGTATGATCAGATTGAAAAGTGCTTTATTTTAGAAGGCAAGGCAAAGGTGGAATGCGCTGATCAGAGCGTAGAATTCGGCAAAGGTGACTTTGTTGAATTCCCCAAAGGATTGAAGTGTAAATGGAAAATAAGTGAAAAAATAAGAAAACATTTTAATTTCGAATAA
- a CDS encoding nucleotidyl transferase AbiEii/AbiGii toxin family protein has translation MKDYCLELVGAKNGFNAKLNIMREYLQAYILRIMHDEGVFRSTAFLGGTALRFLYNLPRFSEDLDFSLTREKEYEFVELVAKIKQELKLAGYDISISYKHEKTVQNAMVKFERLMHEAGISPYKEQKFSVKLEIDTNPPKGAVLKTDIVNKYFPISFLSYDVSSLFAGKFSALLSRKYTKGRDFFDLGWYLSRWRDISPNITLLQNALKQTGWKKEMPSENTWQDFIFEVVKTTDWQKVRQDVENFLENPSDMDIFTKENVLSLIKGR, from the coding sequence GTGAAGGATTACTGCTTAGAATTAGTAGGGGCAAAGAATGGTTTTAACGCAAAATTGAATATTATGCGTGAATACCTGCAGGCATATATCTTAAGGATTATGCATGATGAAGGGGTATTTCGTTCTACCGCATTTTTAGGCGGTACGGCATTACGCTTTCTATATAATCTGCCACGCTTCTCAGAAGACTTAGATTTTTCTCTGACAAGAGAAAAGGAGTATGAGTTTGTTGAACTGGTGGCGAAAATAAAGCAGGAATTAAAACTGGCTGGTTACGATATTTCTATTTCCTATAAACATGAGAAAACTGTTCAAAATGCAATGGTTAAGTTCGAGAGATTAATGCATGAGGCTGGAATTTCTCCTTATAAAGAGCAAAAGTTTTCAGTAAAGCTTGAGATTGATACAAATCCGCCAAAAGGAGCAGTATTAAAGACAGATATCGTTAATAAGTATTTCCCAATTTCTTTTTTATCCTATGATGTTTCTTCGCTTTTTGCCGGTAAGTTTAGTGCACTGTTGAGCAGGAAATATACCAAGGGCAGAGATTTTTTTGACCTGGGATGGTATCTTTCGCGCTGGAGAGATATCTCGCCCAATATTACCCTCTTACAAAACGCCCTTAAGCAAACTGGGTGGAAGAAGGAAATGCCATCAGAGAATACCTGGCAGGATTTTATCTTTGAGGTTGTTAAAACAACAGATTGGCAGAAGGTAAGGCAGGATGTAGAGAATTTTCTGGAAAATCCTTCTGATATGGATATTTTCACAAAGGAAAACGTACTCAGCTTAATAAAAGGACGTTGA
- a CDS encoding nitroreductase family protein, with product MDVYKTIISRRTIRKFKQESIGESLLEKILESARLAPSASNLQPCEFIVVNEPKLRDELFNALKWAGYIAPKGNPGKDERPLTYIIVITDTKKSSWGIVDASSAIENMILTAWSEGVASCWLGAIDKEKIRQIFKVPDNYSVEFVLALGFPEESSVIEECKGDVKYWKDEQGTLHVPKRSLKQVVHKNKF from the coding sequence ATGGACGTTTATAAAACCATAATCTCACGCAGGACAATTCGTAAATTTAAACAAGAGTCGATAGGAGAGTCGCTCTTAGAGAAAATATTGGAAAGCGCAAGGCTTGCTCCAAGTGCTTCAAACTTGCAGCCTTGTGAATTTATAGTTGTTAATGAGCCAAAGTTAAGAGATGAGTTGTTTAATGCTTTAAAATGGGCTGGATATATTGCTCCAAAGGGAAATCCAGGCAAGGATGAAAGGCCTCTTACCTATATAATAGTCATTACTGATACTAAGAAAAGCTCCTGGGGTATAGTAGATGCTAGCAGCGCAATAGAGAATATGATACTTACGGCCTGGAGTGAAGGCGTGGCTTCTTGTTGGTTAGGGGCAATTGATAAAGAAAAGATAAGACAAATTTTTAAAGTCCCGGATAATTATAGCGTTGAGTTTGTGCTTGCCTTAGGCTTTCCTGAAGAGAGCTCGGTTATAGAAGAATGCAAGGGAGATGTTAAGTATTGGAAGGATGAGCAGGGTACTTTGCATGTTCCCAAAAGGTCCCTTAAGCAGGTAGTTCATAAGAATAAATTTTAA
- the lipA gene encoding lipoyl synthase — MQQRQYLISQSMDNSSQRPDWLKVKLSTNSSFKRIKELNQRLNLRTVCQEAACPNIGTCWSGLALTYILLGKNCSRSCKFCNVSKADLDVPDPNEPERVAQAIRELGLDYVVLTSVTRDDLKDKGLSGFIQTVFLIKQQSPHVKIELLIPDFANSPQLLERIAYSGAEVIGHDIETVRGLYPEIRPDSSYDKSLEVLKSLKDFNHAIITKSALLIGLGENQTQIVKTMNDLRQVSVDILYLGQYLSPSKAHWPVKKYYKPEEFAKLKKSAESLGFRVVVSEPLARSSWRAKETYNKAHSAYCLSSGI; from the coding sequence ATGCAGCAAAGGCAGTATTTGATAAGCCAATCCATGGATAATTCAAGTCAGAGACCAGACTGGTTAAAGGTTAAGTTAAGCACCAATAGTTCTTTTAAGCGCATAAAAGAGCTAAATCAGCGCTTAAATCTTAGGACTGTATGCCAGGAGGCAGCTTGTCCTAATATAGGCACTTGTTGGTCTGGACTTGCTCTTACCTATATATTACTAGGTAAGAACTGTTCTCGCAGCTGTAAGTTCTGTAATGTCTCAAAGGCTGATTTGGATGTGCCAGATCCTAATGAGCCTGAAAGGGTTGCCCAGGCTATTAGAGAACTAGGCCTTGATTATGTTGTTCTAACCTCTGTTACGCGGGATGATTTGAAGGATAAGGGTCTCTCAGGATTTATTCAAACTGTATTTCTGATTAAGCAGCAAAGCCCACACGTAAAAATAGAGCTATTAATACCTGATTTTGCAAATTCGCCTCAACTTCTTGAGAGGATCGCTTATTCTGGGGCTGAGGTTATTGGTCATGATATAGAGACTGTAAGAGGGCTCTATCCTGAAATCAGACCTGACTCTAGTTATGATAAGTCCTTAGAGGTGTTGAAATCTCTAAAGGATTTTAATCATGCGATTATTACAAAGAGCGCTCTCTTGATTGGACTAGGAGAAAATCAAACGCAGATTGTTAAAACTATGAATGATTTGAGGCAAGTAAGTGTTGATATCCTTTATCTGGGCCAATATCTTTCACCCTCAAAAGCTCATTGGCCGGTTAAAAAGTATTATAAACCAGAGGAGTTTGCTAAACTTAAAAAGAGTGCAGAGTCTTTAGGCTTTAGAGTGGTTGTTTCTGAGCCTCTTGCCAGAAGCTCCTGGCGCGCAAAAGAGACATATAATAAGGCTCATAGTGCATATTGCTTATCTAGTGGTATCTAA
- the lpdA gene encoding dihydrolipoyl dehydrogenase: MPKTYDVVVIGAGPGGYVAAIRLAQLGKSVCVIENAKEHLGGVCLNEGCIPTKALLNSAHLYDIPKEAAKAGIDLEAKEVDFSRLVSCALSSSAQLRSGIEYLFKKNNIDLIIGQARFSSKTSVLVISGDNETEVNASNFIIATGSRPKVFSGLEPDDKNVITSEGVFRLKEIPKSLLVIGGGAIGVEFGSLFKSLGSEVCIVELTGQLLPLEDIDIAQEISKYLKRTGIEILLESSVVNLERKTHSSIAQIKTANGVINKEFEYVLLCVGRSPNTESLGLEKIAVLLEKGCIVVNEKMQTNIKNIYAIGDCINSPMLAHVASAEGILAADVISGKRPKPIDYSSIPSAVYSEFQAASVGLTEKNAGDKGLDIVVVKHFYRSCGKAILLHKQDGFIKIIAEKRSGKILGVHIAGHEASELIHEFVVAKSNNLRVQDIAHTVHAHPTLSELAVDAAKAVFDKPIHG; this comes from the coding sequence ATGCCAAAGACATATGATGTTGTTGTAATTGGAGCTGGACCTGGCGGTTATGTTGCAGCTATAAGGCTGGCCCAATTAGGAAAATCTGTATGTGTTATAGAGAATGCCAAGGAACACTTAGGTGGAGTGTGTTTGAACGAAGGCTGTATTCCCACCAAGGCCTTATTAAACAGTGCTCACCTTTATGATATTCCAAAGGAAGCAGCCAAGGCTGGTATAGACCTGGAAGCTAAAGAGGTGGATTTTTCTAGGCTAGTCTCTTGCGCTCTATCAAGTTCTGCTCAGCTTCGCAGCGGAATTGAGTATTTATTCAAAAAGAATAATATTGATTTGATTATTGGCCAAGCACGCTTTTCCTCCAAGACATCTGTTTTGGTTATAAGTGGCGACAATGAGACAGAGGTCAATGCCTCCAACTTTATTATTGCCACAGGTTCGCGGCCGAAAGTATTCTCTGGTCTTGAGCCAGATGATAAAAATGTAATTACAAGTGAGGGTGTATTTAGGCTCAAGGAAATACCAAAGAGTCTACTTGTTATTGGCGGCGGTGCTATAGGAGTAGAATTCGGCTCATTATTTAAAAGCCTAGGCTCTGAGGTGTGCATAGTTGAGCTTACAGGCCAGTTGTTACCGCTTGAGGATATTGATATTGCCCAGGAAATTAGCAAATACCTCAAAAGAACAGGGATTGAAATTTTACTTGAGAGTTCTGTAGTTAACTTAGAGAGAAAAACCCATTCTTCTATTGCCCAGATCAAGACTGCTAACGGGGTAATTAATAAGGAGTTTGAGTACGTGCTTCTTTGTGTAGGCCGTTCACCCAACACTGAAAGCCTTGGTTTGGAGAAAATAGCAGTTTTGCTGGAAAAAGGCTGCATTGTTGTAAATGAAAAAATGCAGACCAATATAAAGAATATCTATGCTATTGGTGATTGCATAAACTCTCCTATGTTAGCCCACGTGGCATCAGCTGAAGGCATCCTGGCAGCTGATGTGATTTCAGGAAAAAGGCCTAAGCCGATTGATTATTCATCCATACCGTCTGCTGTATATTCAGAGTTTCAGGCAGCAAGCGTTGGTTTGACTGAAAAGAATGCAGGGGATAAAGGGCTAGATATTGTAGTAGTTAAGCATTTTTATAGGTCTTGCGGAAAGGCCATTCTTTTACATAAGCAAGACGGCTTTATCAAGATCATCGCTGAGAAAAGAAGCGGTAAAATCCTGGGAGTACATATTGCAGGCCATGAGGCAAGTGAGCTAATACATGAGTTTGTAGTAGCTAAAAGTAATAATTTACGCGTTCAGGATATTGCCCATACCGTTCATGCCCACCCAACACTCTCCGAACTTGCTGTTGATGCAGCAAAGGCAGTATTTGATAAGCCAATCCATGGATAA